A genomic region of Microcystis aeruginosa NIES-2549 contains the following coding sequences:
- a CDS encoding tyrosine-type recombinase/integrase, with amino-acid sequence MKRDRNGQAKILTDSEVSAIFSLLSARDRAIFAICLYGACRISEALSIRAGDIANGVIILRKNSTKGKKGTRSLPISPNLEKILNDYIDSIAFPGDFLFPGRDGTKPLTTAYADLVLRESCQKLGLKGISTHSFRRTALTRMHLAGVPLRTIQRISGHSSLAALSVYLEVSNQNLIDAVGLI; translated from the coding sequence CGCGATCGCAACGGACAAGCCAAAATCCTTACTGACAGCGAAGTATCAGCTATATTTAGCCTTTTAAGTGCTAGAGATAGGGCTATTTTCGCTATCTGTCTTTATGGCGCGTGTAGAATCTCTGAGGCCTTGTCGATTAGAGCGGGGGATATAGCCAATGGCGTAATCATTCTCAGGAAAAATTCGACTAAAGGAAAAAAGGGAACGCGATCGCTACCTATTTCTCCCAATCTCGAAAAAATTCTCAATGATTACATCGACTCGATCGCTTTCCCCGGTGACTTCCTTTTTCCCGGTAGGGACGGCACTAAACCCTTAACCACTGCCTACGCTGATCTGGTATTAAGGGAATCTTGCCAAAAATTGGGACTTAAGGGTATATCGACTCACTCATTCCGTAGGACCGCGTTAACCCGTATGCACTTAGCAGGGGTCCCACTGCGAACTATTCAGCGAATTAGTGGGCATTCATCCCTAGCGGCCCTATCGGTTTATCTGGAAGTGAGTAACCAAAACCTTATCGATGCTGTGGGATTGATTTAA